From the Hevea brasiliensis isolate MT/VB/25A 57/8 chromosome 13, ASM3005281v1, whole genome shotgun sequence genome, the window TCTTATGAGTTTCAATTTCAGGAAGAATGTATGCTAGTGAAAATAGATGTCCGATGCCATGTTCAAGGGGATGTTGTTCTTGAATGCATCCATTTGGATGAAGATTTTGTTCGTGAGGAGATGATTTTTAGAGTTATGTTTCATACAGCATTTGTTAGGGCAAACATTTTGATGCTCTGTCGTGATGACATTGACACTATGTGGGATGCCAAGGACCAATTTCCAAAGGACTTTAAGGCAGAGGTAGGTGGTTGTTATTCTTCAATTAAAGTTTCTTTTGAAGCTGTTGGAGTTGAATGCGTACTCATATATGTATCAGGTACTTTTTGTGGATGGTCACGCTGCTATCGTGCCTAATCTCACCTCAGATATAATAAATGAAGATGGGAATGAGGCAGAAAGTGCTTCGCCTGAGGAATTTTTTGAGGCTGAAGAGATATTCAGCAATGCGATAGACGCACAAGAAGCAAAAGGGGATTATGACACTCACACAGACAATGACAACTTGTCAGTTGACGTAGAACATAAAGAAGTCTTCAGGGATACATTGGATGGTGGGAATCACAAAGATGATGGGAAGATGGATTTTGTTGTTGATGCAGTGAAGGACATAGCTGTGGATGATGTGAAATACAAGATGGATGAGAGGGTAGATTCTGATCTTCAAGCAGTGAAAGACATAGCTGTTGATGATGGGGATCTCAAGTTAGATTCCATGGTTGCTGTTGATGCATCGAGAAACAAAGCAGTAAAGGAAGTGGATGAAGATCTGAGTGGAGATTTCAAAGAGATGAAAGATCAAGCTAATGGAGAAACAAATACTACAAAGATTTTAGAATCCATGCTTCCACAGCAAAAGTTGAATGTTGATGTTGGTAGACAAAAACCTGAGAAGGTAGTGCCACCTTCACCTAGGAGCACGAAGCCTGTTGTTGCAGATTCAACCGTAGTGAAACAAAAAATCAAACAACCTGAGCTACATGGAACTAATGGGAAACAAGCAAGGCCAAATACTGTACCTCGCTGGGTACCCCCTAATAAAGCTCCATTTACAATGCATGTAGCAAATCCTCCATCCAGATACAATAGTGCACCACCTGCTCTTGCGTTCTGTGCTTCCCCTAAGTATTCTAATGTGGATGCCCATGTAAAGACTTCTTCTGATACTGCTGCTGCTGGAGATCTAGCTTCAAATGAGCTTACTCCCCCTCCAGTTGTATCACCACATTTTGGCCCAGCAAAAGTTGTGCCTCCTTGTCCCCCAACTTTACCTCCACCTCCAATTTATTCTAGCAATGCATGTCCACCGAAGACTGCAGTTAAAGTGCctgctccacctccacctccacctccacctccacctccgcctcagcctccacctccacctccacctccacctccaccttccGCGTCATATAGTAGGCAGAATATAGGGATAGTTTCACACCATGCATTCCATCCACCCCCTCCCCCTCCTCCTCCCCCTCCATCTAATAGGCAGGATGTTGGGATAATGTTACGTCCTGCACCCACTCCACCCCCTTGGAAGTCTGGTCATAGTTCAAGTGTCCCTGCTTCAAATGttccactaccaccaccaccaccaccacctcctcctcctcctcccccTCATTCTGTTACagtttcaacaattccaaaggtTGGTGGAGTTGGAATTCCTACACCACCAACTCCACCTCCACCTTTGGGGGGTACTACACCTCCTCctcctccaccaccaccaccaccaccaccaccatcaccccCCCATCCTACCGTTCAAGCATATGCatcttctcctcctcctcctcatagaGTTCCACCTCCACCACCGCCATTACCAAGATGTGGAGCTCCAGCTGCACCACCCCCACCCCCTCCTCCTTCACATGGAGCTCCACCTccaccaccacctcctcctcctcctcctcctccgtcACGTGGAGCTCTACCGTCCCCACCACCTCCTCCTTTACATGGAGCTCCACCCCTGCCACCTCCTTCATGTGGAGCTCCACCACCCCCACCACCACCTCCTTTACGTGGAGCTCCaccgccacctccacctccaccaccTCCTCCCTTGCGTGGAGCCCCACCTCCCCCTCCACCTCCAGGGCGTGGAGCCCCGCCGCCACCAGCTCCTCCAGGAAGTGGAGCACCACCGCCGCCACCTCCTCCAGGACGTGGAGCTCctcctccaccaccaccacccatAGGGGGAGGcccacctcccccacctcctcctGGTGGCCGTGTTCCTGGGCCTCCTGCACCTCCTGGGCCTCCTGCTCCTCCTGGACGTACAGGTGTTGGACCCCCTCCGCCTCCTCCATTAGGTGGCAAAGGAGCTGTAACTGATACAAGAGGCCTAGCTTCTGGAAGAGGGCGTGGGTTTTCACGTTCTTTAGGGATGGGTTCAACAGCCACAGCACCTAGAAGATCATCCTTAAAGCCTCTGCATTGGAGCAAAGTAACAAGGGCATTACAAGGAAGTTTGTGGGAGGAGTTGCAAAGACATGGGGAGCCCCAAATGTAATGTAACTTATTGATTTTCTTTTAGAATTAGTAATGTCTTTCAGCCACTATTATATTTCTGAAATTTAAAATTACAGTATATATACCTTACTGGTTTATGTTTACTATTATGCTTCCTttaattgctgatgttgcatttataTGTTGTAGTGCACCAGAATTTGATGTGTCAGAGCTAGAGAGCCTTTTCTCTGCAGCAGTCCCCAAGCCTGCTGATTCAGGAGGCAAAGGTGGAGGAAGACGCAAATCTGTTGGATCAAAAACTGACAAAGTTCATCTGGTACTCTTATTATTCATTACTAGAATAAATTTTATGTCAAGGATTTTCCATTGTCATGCTatttttgcttctttttttttttggcaccCTTTTTCTTGCCTTCTGTAATTAAGAAATTTTAAGGTGCTATTTTCTTGTGAAGAAGACAACTTGATTCAGCTCTGATTAGACATGCACAACTAACACTTGAATCGTCTATATCAATTCTGTAATGCTGAGCTATTATGACAAATGATTCTGGAATTTGTTATTCTTGTTAGggttttttgttttttaatattCACTACATTTGTATGATTGCTTTTTTAACCAATTATTCAAAGTCTATATACACAGATTCCACTATGAAAAGTTTGATACGGTGTGTGTAAAGTTTCTAAGGGTGAATGCAATCCCATTTTGGCTGCTATTAAATGTTATCTATGTTTTTAATTGATGCTTTCTTACTGAATTAACTTCATGGGAAGTCTAATAATTAATTAGCTTTCTAGCAGTTTGATTCCAGGACACAGAATATATAAGACGCATGACATATATTAAGAATACaaaagagaagcatgaaaatATGAGTTTAATCCCTTTGATATTTGTGTTTACAGTAAGCATCATTGGTTTTGAAGTTGAGTAGTTAAAATAATCAATGTGATTAGTTTCTTTCCTAGCATGTGATATTTAAGAGTACTCTAGTCCTGATgagacacatcaaaatttattctttTGCTTGATGTGGCAGTGAATGATTGCTAATACAGCAGTGTATGATAGTACTCTATGCAAGTTCTATTTGTTATTTATCAAATACTTTAACATTAAAGTTCTAACTGCTATTACAGTAACAATTCAAATTAATAAATACTAAGTCGTAAATTGCAAGTGCTAAACTGGAAGAGATAATGAAAATGACTTGGGCTGAAGTTGTAGGAAAGGATTTGACTTCAAATATCTCATGGACAATATGGGGCCGAGGAATGGAGAAAAAAAGATTCATGTAGTGAACTTCAACAAGCTGAGTTAACTATTAATTGCGATTGTGTTGTATAACCATGCAAATAAAATAGCCAAGGAATGTGTGCCATCTCTCTGAATACCTGTTGTTTCTTAAATCTACTTACGTAGTGCAAGTTTTATCGTTAATATACTATAATTGCTGCTGCAGATTATGTCTTATGTAGAAGATATGCTCAACCTCAATAATGCCCCCACCACCAACCCCACTCCACCCCACCCCCAACACCCCCCACCCTCCTTCTTtcctccttctctcttcctcCTTCCTCTTTTCTTCCAAAATTCTATTGAAGTGGGCATGTTTTCTTGCTGCTTCTGTCAAAGCAAAATTTTTCCCTTAAAGAAAAATTTCAAATGTGGCCCTTATGATATCTTGAAAATGTGTTTCTCACACTATCTTTTACAAATCAATTATATTGTTGTGCATTGTAGATTGACCTGAGGAGGGCCAACAACACTGAAATTATGCTTACAAAAGTTAAGATGCCACTGTCTGACATGATGGTAAGATTAACATCTTCAATGCTCTTGCATTGATTATATGTTTTCCACCTTATTTTTATGTGTGCTTTGTTAACATATTCATGATATTTATTTGAGATATGGAATGTTTGAGTCTTAAAATGTTTGCATGTGATGGTAGCATATGGTATATGTATGTATTGAAGAAAATTTTCTCCTTTAACTGAGTGGAAAACTACCTTTAAGTTATTTCTGTTTTCAAGCACAAAAATGGAAGATCTTATGCATGCTTTTATGGTTCAATTGAAATTGCATTTGATGTAATGGATCAGAGCTATCATGTGTAGACCTTGGAGTGTTTCTTCCTTATCTATATTTTACTGTATGGTACAGGGGATTGTAAGTTTCTGTACAGTGGAAAATGTGACTGGCTTTCTAATGTGGAACTAGAACTTGATAAACTTAGTGTTGCTGTAGGGCTTGTATTCAACCCTAGTAGGGAGATTTTGGGAGCTAGTATGTGTCAGGGTGGTGTTTTGTAGCTAAGGATGTTTGATTAAGATACCTTAATATGTAGTCTAGCCTTATAGAAGAATGCGTTTCCTCACGTACTGTTTTCAACTGTGAGAAAAAATCTTCCTCTAGAATTTCCCATTTACCTTTTCCAACTGTGAGAAAAAAGATATCTCTATTGC encodes:
- the LOC110639186 gene encoding formin-like protein 20 isoform X3, encoding MALFRRFFYRKPPDRLLEISERVYVFDCCFSTDVLEEDEYKVYLGGIVAQLQDHFPDASFMVFNFREGERRSQISDILSQYDMTVMDYPRQYEGCPMLPLEMIHHFLRSSESWLSLEGQQNVLLMHCERGGWPVLAFMLAGLLLYRKQYNGEQKTLEMIYKQAPKELLHLLSLLNPQPSQLRYLQYISRRNFGADWPPSDTPLVLDCLMLRALPLFEGGKGCRPVVRVYGQDHSKPANRNSKLLFSTSKTKKHVRHYLQEECMLVKIDVRCHVQGDVVLECIHLDEDFVREEMIFRVMFHTAFVRANILMLCRDDIDTMWDAKDQFPKDFKAEVLFVDGHAAIVPNLTSDIINEDGNEAESASPEEFFEAEEIFSNAIDAQEAKGDYDTHTDNDNLSVDVEHKEVFRDTLDGGNHKDDGKMDFVVDAVKDIAVDDVKYKMDERVDSDLQAVKDIAVDDGDLKLDSMVAVDASRNKAVKEVDEDLSGDFKEMKDQANGETNTTKILESMLPQQKLNVDVGRQKPEKVVPPSPRSTKPVVADSTVVKQKIKQPELHGTNGKQARPNTVPRWVPPNKAPFTMHVANPPSRYNSAPPALAFCASPKYSNVDAHVKTSSDTAAAGDLASNELTPPPVVSPHFGPAKVVPPCPPTLPPPPIYSSNACPPKTAVKVPAPPPPPPPPPPPPQPPPPPPPPPPPSASYSRQNIGIVSHHAFHPPPPPPPPPPSNRQDVGIMLRPAPTPPPWKSGHSSSVPASNVPLPPPPPPPPPPPPPHSVTVSTIPKVGGVGIPTPPTPPPPLGGTTPPPPPPPPPPPPPSPPHPTVQAYASSPPPPHRVPPPPPPLPRCGAPAAPPPPPPPSHGAPPPPPPPPPPPPPSRGALPSPPPPPLHGAPPLPPPSCGAPPPPPPPPLRGAPPPPPPPPPPPLRGAPPPPPPPGRGAPPPPAPPGSGAPPPPPPPGRGAPPPPPPPIGGGPPPPPPPGGRVPGPPAPPGPPAPPGRTGVGPPPPPPLGGKGAVTDTRGLASGRGRGFSRSLGMGSTATAPRRSSLKPLHWSKVTRALQGSLWEELQRHGEPQIAPEFDVSELESLFSAAVPKPADSGGKGGGRRKSVGSKTDKVHLIDLRRANNTEIMLTKVKMPLSDMMAAVLAMDESTLDADQVENLIKFCPTKEEMELLKGYNGDKENLGKCEQYFLELMKVPRVESKLRVFSFKIQFSSQITEFKKSLNTVNSACDEVRNSLKLKEIMKKILYLGNTLNQGTARGSAIGFKLDSLLKLTDTRASNSKMTLMHYLCKVLAAKSPALLDFHLDLVSLEAASKIQLKSLAEEMQAIIKGLEKVKQELAASEYDGPVSEVFCKAGNIYIGRYH
- the LOC110639186 gene encoding formin-like protein 20 isoform X1 — encoded protein: MALFRRFFYRKPPDRLLEISERVYVFDCCFSTDVLEEDEYKVYLGGIVAQLQDHFPDASFMVFNFREGERRSQISDILSQYDMTVMDYPRQYEGCPMLPLEMIHHFLRSSESWLSLEGQQNVLLMHCERGGWPVLAFMLAGLLLYRKQYNGEQKTLEMIYKQAPKELLHLLSLLNPQPSQLRYLQYISRRNFGADWPPSDTPLVLDCLMLRALPLFEGGKGCRPVVRVYGQDHSKPANRNSKLLFSTSKTKKHVRHYLQEECMLVKIDVRCHVQGDVVLECIHLDEDFVREEMIFRVMFHTAFVRANILMLCRDDIDTMWDAKDQFPKDFKAEVLFVDGHAAIVPNLTSDIINEDGNEAESASPEEFFEAEEIFSNAIDAQEAKGDYDTHTDNDNLSVDVEHKEVFRDTLDGGNHKDDGKMDFVVDAVKDIAVDDVKYKMDERVDSDLQAVKDIAVDDGDLKLDSMVAVDASRNKAVKEVDEDLSGDFKEMKDQANGETNTTKILESMLPQQKLNVDVGRQKPEKVVPPSPRSTKPVVADSTVVKQKIKQPELHGTNGKQARPNTVPRWVPPNKAPFTMHVANPPSRYNSAPPALAFCASPKYSNVDAHVKTSSDTAAAGDLASNELTPPPVVSPHFGPAKVVPPCPPTLPPPPIYSSNACPPKTAVKVPAPPPPPPPPPPPPQPPPPPPPPPPPSASYSRQNIGIVSHHAFHPPPPPPPPPPSNRQDVGIMLRPAPTPPPWKSGHSSSVPASNVPLPPPPPPPPPPPPPHSVTVSTIPKVGGVGIPTPPTPPPPLGGTTPPPPPPPPPPPPPSPPHPTVQAYASSPPPPHRVPPPPPPLPRCGAPAAPPPPPPPSHGAPPPPPPPPPPPPPSRGALPSPPPPPLHGAPPLPPPSCGAPPPPPPPPLRGAPPPPPPPPPPPLRGAPPPPPPPGRGAPPPPAPPGSGAPPPPPPPGRGAPPPPPPPIGGGPPPPPPPGGRVPGPPAPPGPPAPPGRTGVGPPPPPPLGGKGAVTDTRGLASGRGRGFSRSLGMGSTATAPRRSSLKPLHWSKVTRALQGSLWEELQRHGEPQIAPEFDVSELESLFSAAVPKPADSGGKGGGRRKSVGSKTDKVHLIDLRRANNTEIMLTKVKMPLSDMMAAVLAMDESTLDADQVENLIKFCPTKEEMELLKGYNGDKENLGKCEQYFLELMKVPRVESKLRVFSFKIQFSSQITEFKKSLNTVNSACDEVRNSLKLKEIMKKILYLGNTLNQGTARGSAIGFKLDSLLKLTDTRASNSKMTLMHYLCKVLAAKSPALLDFHLDLVSLEAASKIQLKSLAEEMQAIIKGLEKVKQELAASEYDGPVSEVFCKTLKEFISVAETEVASVTNLYSVVGRNADALALYFGEDPARCPFEQVTATLLNFVRLFRKAHEENLKQAELEKKKAEKEAEMEKAKGLHLTKRSVK
- the LOC110639186 gene encoding formin-like protein 20 isoform X2: MALFRRFFYRKPPDRLLEISERVYVFDCCFSTDVLEEDEYKVYLGGIVAQLQDHFPDASFMVFNFREGERRSQISDILSQYDMTVMDYPRQYEGCPMLPLEMIHHFLRSSESWLSLEGQQNVLLMHCERGGWPVLAFMLAGLLLYRKQYNGEQKTLEMIYKQAPKELLHLLSLLNPQPSQLRYLQYISRRNFGADWPPSDTPLVLDCLMLRALPLFEGGKGCRPVVRVYGQDHSKPANRNSKLLFSTSKTKKHVRHYLQEECMLVKIDVRCHVQGDVVLECIHLDEDFVREEMIFRVMFHTAFVRANILMLCRDDIDTMWDAKDQFPKDFKAEVLFVDGHAAIVPNLTSDIINEDGNEAESASPEEFFEAEEIFSNAIDAQEAKGDYDTHTDNDNLSVDVEHKEVFRDTLDGGNHKDDGKMDFVVDAVKDIAVDDVKYKMDERVDSDLQAVKDIAVDDGDLKLDSMVAVDASRNKAVKEVDEDLSGDFKEMKDQANGETNTTKILESMLPQQKLNVDVGRQKPEKVVPPSPRSTKPVVADSTVVKQKIKQPELHGTNGKQARPNTVPRWVPPNKAPFTMHVANPPSRYNSAPPALAFCASPKYSNVDAHVKTSSDTAAAGDLASNELTPPPVVSPHFGPAKVVPPCPPTLPPPPIYSSNACPPKTAVKVPAPPPPPPPPPPPPPPSASYSRQNIGIVSHHAFHPPPPPPPPPPSNRQDVGIMLRPAPTPPPWKSGHSSSVPASNVPLPPPPPPPPPPPPPHSVTVSTIPKVGGVGIPTPPTPPPPLGGTTPPPPPPPPPPPPPSPPHPTVQAYASSPPPPHRVPPPPPPLPRCGAPAAPPPPPPPSHGAPPPPPPPPPPPPPSRGALPSPPPPPLHGAPPLPPPSCGAPPPPPPPPLRGAPPPPPPPPPPPLRGAPPPPPPPGRGAPPPPAPPGSGAPPPPPPPGRGAPPPPPPPIGGGPPPPPPPGGRVPGPPAPPGPPAPPGRTGVGPPPPPPLGGKGAVTDTRGLASGRGRGFSRSLGMGSTATAPRRSSLKPLHWSKVTRALQGSLWEELQRHGEPQIAPEFDVSELESLFSAAVPKPADSGGKGGGRRKSVGSKTDKVHLIDLRRANNTEIMLTKVKMPLSDMMAAVLAMDESTLDADQVENLIKFCPTKEEMELLKGYNGDKENLGKCEQYFLELMKVPRVESKLRVFSFKIQFSSQITEFKKSLNTVNSACDEVRNSLKLKEIMKKILYLGNTLNQGTARGSAIGFKLDSLLKLTDTRASNSKMTLMHYLCKVLAAKSPALLDFHLDLVSLEAASKIQLKSLAEEMQAIIKGLEKVKQELAASEYDGPVSEVFCKTLKEFISVAETEVASVTNLYSVVGRNADALALYFGEDPARCPFEQVTATLLNFVRLFRKAHEENLKQAELEKKKAEKEAEMEKAKGLHLTKRSVK